A stretch of Candidatus Sphingomonas phytovorans DNA encodes these proteins:
- a CDS encoding replication-associated recombination protein A yields the protein MADLFATFDPPAHEALVENAPLADRLRPQRLEDVVGQEHLTGAEGAIGRMVAAGRLSSMILWGPPGTGKTTIARLLADAVGLRFVAISAVFSGVADLKKAFAEARDHAKIGKRTLLFVDEIHRFNRAQQDGFLPYVENGTVTLVGATTENPSFELNAALLSRAQVLILQRLDRAALEKLLDRAEEIEERPLPLTTDARDAMIASADGDGRFLLNQAETLFSVDLPEPLDPAGLSAFLQRRVAVYDKDREGHHNLISALHKSMRGSDPQASLYYLARMLTAGEEPLYVLRRITRFASEDIGLADPNALVQCLAAKDAYDFLGSPEGELAIAQACLYCAVAPKSNAAYVAQKSAWRSAKETGSLMPPQNILNAPTRLMKDIGYGKGYAYDHDTAEGFSGSDYWPAEMDPQTFYTPTDRGLEKRIAERMAHWQELKERGE from the coding sequence ATGGCCGACCTTTTCGCCACGTTCGACCCGCCCGCCCATGAAGCGCTTGTCGAAAACGCACCGCTCGCGGATCGGCTGCGTCCGCAGCGACTGGAGGATGTCGTCGGCCAGGAGCACCTGACCGGCGCGGAGGGCGCGATCGGGCGAATGGTGGCGGCGGGACGCCTCTCCTCGATGATCCTGTGGGGGCCGCCCGGTACCGGCAAGACCACCATCGCGCGGCTGCTCGCCGATGCGGTCGGCCTGCGTTTCGTTGCGATCTCTGCGGTGTTCTCGGGTGTGGCCGACCTGAAAAAGGCCTTTGCCGAAGCGCGCGACCACGCGAAGATCGGCAAGCGCACCCTGTTGTTCGTTGACGAGATTCACCGCTTCAACCGTGCCCAGCAGGACGGTTTCCTGCCCTATGTCGAGAATGGTACCGTCACCCTGGTCGGCGCGACCACCGAAAATCCGAGTTTCGAGCTCAATGCGGCATTGCTCAGCCGCGCGCAGGTGCTGATCCTCCAGCGGCTCGATCGCGCCGCGCTGGAAAAGCTGCTCGACCGCGCCGAGGAGATCGAGGAACGCCCCCTGCCCCTCACCACCGACGCCCGCGACGCGATGATCGCGAGCGCCGATGGCGACGGTCGTTTCCTGCTCAACCAGGCTGAGACACTTTTCTCCGTCGACCTGCCAGAACCGCTCGATCCGGCGGGACTGTCGGCATTCCTGCAACGCCGCGTCGCCGTCTATGACAAGGATCGCGAGGGGCACCACAACCTCATCTCCGCATTGCACAAATCGATGCGCGGGTCCGATCCCCAGGCTTCACTCTATTATCTCGCGCGGATGCTGACCGCTGGCGAGGAGCCGCTATACGTGCTCCGCCGCATCACCCGCTTCGCCAGCGAGGATATCGGGCTGGCCGACCCCAATGCGCTGGTACAGTGCCTCGCCGCCAAGGATGCGTACGATTTCCTCGGCTCGCCCGAGGGTGAACTCGCGATCGCCCAGGCCTGTCTCTATTGCGCGGTCGCCCCCAAATCGAACGCGGCGTACGTCGCCCAGAAATCAGCCTGGCGCAGCGCGAAGGAAACCGGCTCGCTGATGCCGCCACAGAATATCCTCAACGCACCGACCAGGCTGATGAAGGATATCGGCTACGGCAAAGGCTATGCCTATGATCACGACACGGCGGAGGGTTTCTCCGGGTCCGACTACTGGCCGGCGGAGATGGACCCGCAGACCTTCTACACCCCGACCGACCGGGGCCTGGAGAAGCGAATCGCCGAACGCATGGCCCATTGGCAGGAGTTGAAGGAGCGCGGCGAATGA
- a CDS encoding iron-sulfur cluster assembly scaffold protein produces the protein MSGPLYNAEILRLAATIPHHDRLSDPMGSAEKRSPICGSRVTVDVNLDSQGRVSEIGLLVRACALGQASSSLMGASAIGRSPEELVVARDALTAWLAGSGPLPDWPGFDLFTPALPHSARHASIRLAFEAAAEAAESARAGLHA, from the coding sequence ATGAGTGGGCCGCTCTACAATGCGGAGATATTGCGGCTCGCCGCGACCATTCCGCATCATGATCGCCTGTCCGATCCGATGGGCAGCGCCGAGAAGCGCTCGCCCATCTGCGGCAGCCGTGTGACCGTGGATGTGAATCTCGATTCCCAGGGACGCGTGAGCGAGATCGGTCTGCTGGTGCGCGCCTGCGCGCTTGGGCAGGCATCGTCGTCGCTGATGGGGGCGAGCGCAATCGGCAGGTCGCCCGAAGAACTCGTCGTTGCCCGTGACGCTCTGACGGCCTGGCTGGCGGGGAGCGGGCCTTTGCCCGATTGGCCGGGCTTCGACCTGTTCACCCCTGCGCTGCCGCACAGCGCGCGTCATGCCTCGATCAGGCTGGCGTTCGAGGCTGCCGCCGAGGCCGCCGAAAGCGCGCGCGCCGGGCTTCACGCATGA
- the radA gene encoding DNA repair protein RadA: protein MAKPQKRYVCQACGSVANRWAGQCADCAEWNTLVEEVGGTVTPFQAKHNLQSGGRAVTMVGLDAEVALPERMPSGIAELDRALGGGFVEGSATLIGGDPGIGKSTLLLQAAAKMALSGLPVAYVSGEEAADQVRLRARRLGLGSAPVQLAAATSTRDILTTLGQGRPPALLVIDSIQTMHSDLIEGAPGTVSQVRASAQELIRFAKERGTAVVLVGHVTKDGSIAGPRVLEHMVDTVLSFEGERSHQYRILRAIKNRFGGTDEIGVFAMVAEGLAEISNPSALFLTQRDEGVTGTTVFPALEGTRPVLVEIQALVVRLASGATPRRAVVGWDSGRLAMVLAVLEARCGLSFSACEVYLNIAGGYRVQDPAADLAVAAALVSALSERPVPADAVAFGEIALSGEIRPVAHGTLRLKESGKLGFERALVPAAVTSEKTPLKLSGFRTLGQFVDHMLGRG, encoded by the coding sequence ATGGCGAAACCTCAGAAACGCTATGTCTGTCAGGCCTGCGGATCGGTCGCGAACCGCTGGGCGGGGCAGTGCGCCGATTGCGCTGAATGGAACACCCTGGTCGAGGAGGTGGGCGGGACCGTCACGCCTTTCCAGGCCAAGCATAACCTCCAGTCGGGCGGTCGTGCCGTGACGATGGTCGGCCTCGATGCCGAGGTCGCGTTGCCCGAACGCATGCCGAGCGGCATCGCCGAGCTTGATCGTGCGCTGGGTGGCGGTTTCGTGGAAGGGTCGGCGACCCTGATCGGCGGCGATCCCGGCATCGGCAAGTCGACCTTGCTTCTCCAGGCGGCGGCGAAGATGGCGCTCTCGGGGCTGCCGGTGGCCTATGTGTCGGGCGAGGAGGCGGCCGATCAGGTCCGTCTCCGCGCGCGCCGGCTGGGGCTGGGCAGCGCGCCGGTGCAACTCGCCGCGGCGACCTCGACCCGCGATATCCTGACGACCCTGGGGCAGGGGCGCCCGCCCGCGCTGCTGGTGATCGATTCGATCCAGACGATGCATTCGGACCTGATCGAGGGGGCGCCCGGCACCGTCAGCCAGGTGCGCGCCTCCGCTCAGGAACTGATCCGCTTCGCCAAGGAACGTGGCACCGCCGTCGTGCTGGTCGGCCATGTCACCAAGGACGGCAGCATCGCCGGCCCGCGCGTCCTAGAACATATGGTCGATACGGTGTTGAGCTTCGAGGGCGAGCGCAGCCATCAATATCGCATCCTCCGCGCGATCAAGAACCGCTTCGGCGGTACCGATGAAATCGGCGTGTTCGCGATGGTGGCGGAGGGGCTGGCTGAAATCTCCAATCCCAGCGCCTTGTTCCTTACCCAGCGCGACGAAGGCGTGACGGGCACGACCGTGTTCCCGGCGCTCGAGGGGACGCGTCCGGTACTGGTCGAGATCCAGGCGCTCGTCGTCCGCCTCGCCAGCGGCGCGACGCCGAGGCGGGCAGTGGTCGGCTGGGATTCCGGCCGGCTTGCCATGGTGCTCGCCGTGCTTGAGGCGCGGTGCGGTCTCAGCTTCTCGGCGTGCGAAGTCTATCTCAACATCGCGGGCGGCTACCGGGTGCAGGATCCGGCGGCTGACCTGGCGGTGGCGGCGGCGCTCGTCTCGGCGCTGTCCGAGCGGCCGGTACCGGCGGACGCGGTCGCATTCGGCGAGATCGCCTTGTCCGGGGAGATCAGGCCGGTCGCGCATGGCACCCTGCGATTGAAGGAATCGGGCAAGCTCGGCTTCGAACGCGCGCTGGTGCCGGCCGCCGTCACCAGTGAGAAGACCCCGTTGAAGCTCTCGGGATTCCGCACGCTCGGTCAGTTCGTTGACCATATGCTGGGGCGCGGCTAG
- a CDS encoding CvpA family protein, producing MGLTALDILVLIAVGGAAILGLMRGFVTEILSLFAWVAIVFALKLFHSPLAQLLSGSVGTVTGAAVLSFAIIAGITYFAGRAVANALGSRTRDSVMGPVDRALGFGFGALKGLILASLGFLLVALMTDTVSGGPTHRPEWLTSARTYPLLNTTSASIADFVDRRRKGKPVFGTSDNATAAVNLSEARR from the coding sequence ATGGGACTTACTGCACTCGACATCCTCGTCCTGATCGCGGTCGGCGGGGCCGCGATCCTTGGGTTGATGCGCGGTTTCGTGACTGAGATCCTGTCGCTGTTCGCCTGGGTTGCGATCGTGTTCGCGCTGAAGCTGTTTCACTCGCCGCTCGCCCAGTTGCTGTCGGGGTCGGTCGGGACGGTCACGGGGGCCGCGGTCCTGTCGTTCGCGATCATCGCCGGGATCACCTATTTCGCCGGGCGCGCGGTCGCCAACGCGCTTGGCTCGCGTACCCGCGATTCGGTCATGGGCCCGGTCGACCGTGCGCTGGGGTTCGGCTTCGGCGCGCTGAAGGGTCTGATCCTGGCTAGCCTTGGTTTCCTTCTCGTCGCGCTCATGACGGACACGGTGAGCGGCGGCCCCACCCACCGGCCCGAATGGCTTACCTCGGCGCGGACCTATCCTTTGCTCAATACGACCAGCGCGAGCATCGCGGATTTCGTCGATCGCCGCCGCAAGGGAAAACCGGTGTTCGGCACCTCCGACAACGCGACCGCTGCCGTCAATCTGAGCGAGGCGCGGCGATGA
- a CDS encoding glutathione S-transferase N-terminal domain-containing protein, with amino-acid sequence MTDLSDFPITQRWPAQYPDRIQLYSLPTPNGVKASIMLEETGLAYEAHLIDFGSNDQKSPEFVSLNPNGKIPAMIDPDGPGGKPLGLFESGAILLYLADKTGRFIPPDPAGRWEAIQWVMFQMGGIGPMFGQLGFFNKFAGKAWEDKRPLGRYVDESKRLLGVMDGVLAGRDWFLGNDYTIADISMLGWVRNLIGFYEARDLVGFDDFRNVGAWLERGLARPAVQRGLTIPARPA; translated from the coding sequence ATGACCGATCTCTCCGATTTTCCGATCACGCAACGCTGGCCGGCGCAATATCCCGACCGCATCCAGCTTTATTCGTTGCCGACGCCCAACGGTGTGAAGGCGTCGATCATGCTCGAGGAAACCGGGCTGGCCTATGAAGCGCATCTCATCGATTTCGGCAGCAACGATCAGAAATCGCCCGAATTCGTCTCGCTCAACCCCAATGGCAAGATCCCGGCGATGATCGATCCCGACGGGCCGGGTGGCAAGCCGCTGGGCCTGTTCGAAAGCGGCGCGATCCTCCTCTATCTGGCCGACAAGACCGGCCGGTTCATTCCGCCCGATCCGGCAGGTCGCTGGGAGGCGATCCAGTGGGTCATGTTCCAGATGGGTGGCATCGGTCCAATGTTCGGCCAGCTCGGCTTCTTCAACAAATTCGCCGGCAAGGCATGGGAGGACAAGCGTCCGCTCGGCCGGTATGTCGACGAATCGAAACGCCTGCTCGGCGTGATGGACGGCGTGCTGGCCGGGCGGGACTGGTTCCTGGGGAACGACTATACCATCGCCGACATCTCGATGCTCGGCTGGGTGCGCAACCTGATCGGCTTCTACGAAGCGCGCGACCTGGTCGGGTTCGACGATTTCAGGAATGTCGGCGCCTGGCTCGAGCGCGGCCTTGCGCGGCCTGCGGTGCAGCGCGGCCTTACCATCCCTGCAAGGCCGGCCTGA
- a CDS encoding MmcQ/YjbR family DNA-binding protein, translating into MSLDWNSITRFALALPDTELSTSYGKPAVKIVSNGRAFLHPSREADSFVLAIDQDTKEMLIETDPDTFWQTPHYQGWPGLLVRYDSPDPERVHAMIERSRDWTAARPRPKPRKAKA; encoded by the coding sequence ATGAGTCTCGACTGGAACAGCATCACCCGTTTCGCCCTGGCGCTTCCCGACACCGAACTGTCGACCAGCTATGGCAAGCCGGCGGTCAAGATCGTGTCGAACGGGCGGGCGTTCCTCCACCCCAGCCGGGAAGCCGATTCCTTCGTGCTCGCCATCGACCAGGATACCAAGGAGATGCTGATCGAGACCGATCCGGATACCTTCTGGCAGACACCGCATTATCAGGGCTGGCCGGGGTTGCTGGTGCGGTACGACAGCCCCGATCCGGAGCGGGTCCATGCGATGATCGAGCGTTCACGCGACTGGACCGCCGCGCGTCCGCGACCGAAACCGCGCAAGGCCAAGGCATGA
- a CDS encoding DUF2218 domain-containing protein: MDSATASVPTASGSKYLQQLCKHWQHNLAVEFTPEHGTVVFPKDARGADYPGDGLVTFDARAEALEVRIDATSPEQLDGLKGAVARHLDRFAFREAPLTFDWK; the protein is encoded by the coding sequence ATGGATAGTGCAACCGCCAGCGTGCCGACGGCAAGCGGCAGCAAATATCTCCAGCAACTCTGCAAGCACTGGCAGCATAATCTGGCGGTGGAATTCACCCCGGAGCATGGCACCGTCGTCTTTCCGAAGGACGCGCGCGGCGCCGATTATCCCGGCGACGGATTGGTGACCTTCGACGCGCGTGCCGAGGCACTGGAGGTCAGGATCGATGCGACTTCGCCTGAACAACTCGATGGATTGAAGGGGGCCGTGGCGCGCCACCTCGACCGCTTCGCCTTTCGCGAAGCGCCGTTGACCTTCGACTGGAAATAA
- a CDS encoding cation:proton antiporter, with product MSESLLFDAVMLLGFGLVFVLIFRRLGLGATLGYLVAGALVGPQALGLVGGAEDKISVAELGITLLLFIVGLELNPARLWRLKKEIFGLGLMQVVFCGIAVSAVVWLITQFSPAAALALGLPLALSSTAQVLPMLQSAGRLRTPFGERAFSILLFQDLSIVPLITIVAVMSRNPADAAGPPGWLLFIYTVLAVAGLILIGRYGLRPLFRIIGNMGEREMFVFAGLFTVIAAAALMEALHLSTALGAFVAGVMLADSPYRHELEADVEPFRSILLGLFFLAVGMMLDLHAIAERPFFVVGMALALIATKLAIIMGLGLLFKMTWRGALALGLLLSQGGEFGFVLFAQAQNAMLIAPEAASLFGAIVTLSMATTPFLMKITQRVRTEPETDGGTREGPMSDGANALIVGYGRFGQTVGQMLIAQGVPVTLIDTDIEMIDVAANFGAKVYYGDGTRLELLRQAGAAEAELILFCTDGDQVTPELVEAVHDSFPKAAIFVRAYDRRSLIKLKGAPVRGVVREVLESAIKMARMAMSSLGIEDEEIARTEDMYRARDKERLKAQVEAGDLRAAVDRIITQPLRGGEEV from the coding sequence ATGAGCGAATCGCTGCTCTTCGATGCGGTGATGCTGCTCGGCTTCGGCCTTGTCTTCGTGCTGATCTTCCGCCGGCTCGGGCTTGGCGCCACGCTGGGTTATCTCGTCGCCGGCGCGCTGGTCGGGCCGCAGGCGCTCGGCCTGGTCGGTGGCGCCGAGGACAAGATCAGCGTGGCCGAGCTCGGCATCACGTTGCTGCTGTTCATCGTCGGGCTTGAGCTCAATCCGGCGAGGCTGTGGCGGCTGAAGAAGGAGATTTTCGGACTGGGTCTGATGCAGGTCGTATTCTGCGGTATCGCGGTCTCGGCGGTGGTGTGGCTCATCACCCAGTTCTCGCCCGCCGCTGCGCTCGCGCTTGGCCTGCCGCTCGCCCTGTCCTCGACCGCGCAGGTCTTGCCGATGCTCCAATCGGCCGGCCGCCTGCGCACGCCGTTCGGCGAACGGGCCTTTTCGATCCTGCTGTTCCAGGATCTGTCGATCGTTCCGCTCATCACCATCGTCGCGGTGATGTCGCGCAATCCCGCCGACGCCGCCGGGCCGCCAGGATGGCTGCTGTTCATCTATACCGTGCTGGCGGTCGCCGGCCTGATCCTGATCGGGCGCTACGGCCTTCGTCCGCTGTTCCGCATCATCGGCAATATGGGCGAGCGCGAGATGTTCGTGTTCGCCGGCCTGTTCACCGTTATCGCGGCCGCCGCCCTGATGGAGGCGCTTCATCTCTCGACCGCGCTCGGCGCGTTCGTGGCGGGCGTGATGCTGGCGGACAGCCCGTACCGCCATGAGCTTGAGGCCGATGTCGAGCCGTTCCGCTCGATCCTGCTCGGCCTGTTCTTCCTCGCGGTCGGAATGATGCTCGATCTCCATGCCATTGCTGAGCGGCCCTTTTTCGTGGTGGGCATGGCGCTGGCGCTGATCGCCACCAAGCTGGCGATCATCATGGGGCTCGGGCTGCTCTTCAAGATGACCTGGCGCGGCGCGCTCGCGCTCGGCCTGCTGCTGAGCCAGGGCGGGGAATTCGGCTTTGTGCTGTTCGCCCAGGCGCAGAATGCGATGCTGATCGCGCCCGAGGCGGCGAGCCTGTTCGGTGCGATCGTCACGCTCTCCATGGCGACAACGCCGTTCCTGATGAAGATCACCCAGCGCGTCCGCACCGAGCCCGAAACCGATGGCGGCACCCGTGAAGGGCCTATGTCGGACGGGGCGAACGCGCTGATCGTCGGCTATGGGCGCTTCGGTCAGACGGTCGGGCAGATGCTGATCGCCCAGGGCGTACCCGTGACCTTGATCGACACCGATATCGAGATGATCGACGTCGCCGCCAATTTCGGCGCCAAGGTCTATTATGGCGACGGCACGCGGCTTGAGCTGCTGCGCCAGGCAGGCGCGGCTGAGGCGGAGCTGATCCTGTTCTGCACCGATGGCGACCAGGTCACCCCTGAACTGGTCGAGGCGGTGCATGATTCATTCCCGAAGGCGGCGATCTTCGTGCGTGCCTATGACCGGCGCTCGCTGATCAAGCTGAAGGGCGCGCCGGTGCGCGGCGTGGTTCGCGAAGTGCTCGAATCCGCGATCAAGATGGCGCGGATGGCAATGTCGAGCCTCGGCATCGAGGACGAGGAGATCGCCCGAACCGAGGACATGTACCGCGCGCGGGACAAGGAACGGCTCAAGGCGCAGGTCGAGGCGGGCGATCTTCGCGCCGCGGTCGACCGGATCATCACCCAGCCGCTGCGGGGCGGGGAAGAAGTCTGA
- a CDS encoding diacylglycerol kinase — protein sequence MKNRSLATRIGFAASGWKAAWQRERSFRTQAWCALLALGGLFLLQPPMLWWVVVAVVCALVLALELINSALEALIDLLHPEVHPEIKVIKDMLAGAVLAISCAAVFAAIAMAANYVWAQLLSLES from the coding sequence ATGAAGAACCGCTCGCTCGCTACCCGTATCGGCTTCGCCGCGTCGGGCTGGAAAGCCGCATGGCAGCGGGAGCGCAGTTTCCGGACTCAGGCATGGTGCGCGCTGCTCGCTTTGGGGGGCTTGTTCCTGCTTCAGCCGCCGATGCTCTGGTGGGTGGTCGTCGCGGTGGTCTGCGCGCTGGTGCTGGCGCTCGAACTGATCAATTCAGCGCTGGAGGCGCTGATCGACCTGCTCCATCCGGAGGTCCACCCGGAGATCAAGGTCATCAAGGACATGCTGGCGGGGGCGGTCCTCGCGATCAGCTGCGCAGCAGTCTTCGCTGCCATCGCCATGGCGGCAAACTATGTCTGGGCTCAACTGCTCTCGCTGGAAAGCTGA
- a CDS encoding PadR family transcriptional regulator, whose translation MRSRQCGPRGGRFSRGPFSFQWEVHGHGERGGRSRRMFDGSELRLVLLKLIEEQPRHGYDLIRDIEERTGGAYAPSPGVIYPTLTMLDDMGLIEEQKSEGAKKLYAITVAGKALLTEREEEVEALFARLEDLGSMRERTSGGPIRRAMGNLKAVLQQKLGEGDVDGDTLHQVAALIDEAAQKIERLK comes from the coding sequence ATGCGTAGCCGCCAGTGCGGCCCCCGGGGCGGGCGTTTCTCGCGCGGCCCCTTCTCCTTCCAGTGGGAAGTGCACGGTCATGGCGAGCGTGGCGGCCGCAGCCGTCGGATGTTCGACGGCAGCGAGCTTCGCCTCGTCCTGCTCAAGCTGATCGAGGAGCAGCCGCGCCACGGCTACGACCTGATCCGCGACATCGAGGAGCGCACCGGCGGCGCCTATGCGCCGAGCCCGGGCGTGATCTATCCGACGCTGACCATGCTCGATGACATGGGCCTGATCGAGGAGCAGAAGTCGGAAGGCGCCAAGAAGCTCTACGCCATCACCGTCGCTGGCAAGGCGCTGCTGACCGAGCGCGAGGAAGAGGTCGAGGCGCTGTTCGCCCGGCTCGAGGACCTTGGCTCGATGCGGGAGCGGACCAGCGGCGGGCCGATCCGGCGCGCGATGGGCAATCTCAAGGCTGTACTCCAGCAGAAGCTCGGCGAGGGCGACGTCGACGGCGATACGCTTCACCAGGTCGCCGCGTTGATCGACGAGGCGGCGCAGAAGATCGAGCGGCTGAAATAA
- a CDS encoding DUF423 domain-containing protein, whose amino-acid sequence MNPIVLFAALSGALAVAAGAFGAHGASGAAVDWLKTGAQYQLLHAIAALAVLRLDARGPATLFLVGAAIFAGTLYLMALGLPRWLGAITPIGGALLIAGWLWLAWLAARRA is encoded by the coding sequence ATGAACCCGATCGTCCTTTTTGCGGCGCTATCCGGCGCGCTCGCCGTCGCCGCCGGCGCATTCGGCGCGCATGGCGCGAGCGGGGCCGCGGTGGACTGGCTCAAGACCGGCGCCCAATATCAGCTGCTCCACGCGATCGCCGCGCTCGCGGTGCTTCGGCTCGACGCCAGGGGGCCGGCGACCCTCTTTCTCGTCGGGGCAGCGATCTTCGCAGGCACGCTCTATCTGATGGCGCTCGGCCTGCCGCGCTGGCTGGGCGCGATCACCCCGATCGGCGGCGCACTGCTGATCGCAGGCTGGCTGTGGCTCGCGTGGCTGGCCGCACGCAGGGCCTAG
- a CDS encoding phosphatase PAP2 family protein: protein MLPAAFHSRPFPTWRKRIFNRARPFAPDSLPVYRLLAIQVAIIFAMMTAASFEFEGRDISIVATCLAGGIALAAVMRWRGTTRIAIAIAIAIEGMTLVLASSMTVACLSILLATLAPPYVDHWLAAADAHLFPFLSWPDLAIALRGQPALTSIMCQIYSSLLWQPFALIGLLALVGQADAIWRFLHIWILALSVCVTIFAVAPAVTAYVHYGFALSDFPALTVNAGWRPAEIIAQVRSGAIEDLNVSNMSGLITFPSFHSAAAVILAWSFQRIPLIRTPFILLNGLMILTVPMIGSHYFIDVCGGIALAVLAIYATRPRSSRAPSHSGAPTNPPSTPGFD from the coding sequence ATGCTACCAGCAGCCTTCCATTCCAGGCCATTCCCGACATGGCGCAAGCGAATCTTCAATCGCGCGCGCCCTTTCGCTCCCGATTCATTACCAGTCTATCGGCTGCTCGCTATTCAGGTTGCGATAATATTCGCGATGATGACAGCGGCAAGTTTCGAGTTCGAGGGCCGCGACATTTCCATCGTCGCGACGTGTCTTGCTGGCGGCATCGCACTTGCCGCCGTGATGCGCTGGCGGGGCACTACGCGCATCGCCATCGCCATCGCCATCGCCATCGAAGGGATGACCCTGGTGTTGGCATCAAGCATGACCGTGGCCTGCCTCAGCATATTGCTGGCGACTCTAGCACCTCCCTATGTCGATCATTGGCTCGCTGCAGCCGATGCGCACCTCTTCCCCTTCCTGTCTTGGCCCGATCTGGCGATCGCGTTGCGCGGTCAGCCGGCACTGACGTCGATCATGTGCCAGATCTACAGCTCGTTATTGTGGCAACCCTTCGCCCTGATCGGACTACTCGCCCTTGTCGGCCAAGCGGATGCCATCTGGCGCTTCCTCCACATCTGGATCCTGGCGTTGAGTGTGTGCGTCACGATCTTCGCTGTCGCACCTGCGGTAACCGCTTATGTCCATTACGGCTTCGCACTATCCGATTTTCCCGCCCTGACGGTCAATGCCGGCTGGCGCCCCGCCGAGATTATTGCCCAGGTTCGGTCGGGAGCAATCGAGGATCTCAACGTTTCGAATATGAGTGGGTTGATCACCTTTCCAAGCTTTCATTCCGCTGCGGCGGTGATACTGGCGTGGAGCTTTCAGCGAATACCACTGATCAGGACGCCGTTCATCTTGTTAAACGGCTTGATGATCCTGACGGTACCGATGATCGGGAGCCACTATTTCATCGATGTGTGCGGTGGAATCGCCTTGGCCGTGCTGGCGATCTACGCCACGCGGCCAAGGAGTTCCCGTGCCCCAAGTCACTCGGGTGCGCCAACCAATCCCCCATCCACCCCCGGGTTCGATTGA
- a CDS encoding glycosyltransferase family 1 protein, with product MQAKDLRVALFSGNYNYTRDGANQALNLLVGHLLKQGATVRVYSPTSRRPAFAPTGDLVSVPSIKLPGGRDEYKLARGMPAKTRRDVDAFAPNLIHVSAPDWLGHAAVRYAEKHHIASVASYHTRFETYVRYYGIGFLEPIIINAQRKFYSRVDEVLAPSQMMGEILHEWGVTAHISRWSRGVNHDRFNPGRRSMEWRRSLGIADDEIAIGFLGRLVKEKGLDVFAEAMHALAARGVRRRTLVVGEGPARDWFAQEIPDAVFAGFQSGDDLGRAVASMDVFFNPSVTETFGNVTLEAMAAKVPVVAAHASGAVGLIDDGVTGLIVEPTDIQGYADALQRFCEDDAFRHAAGEAGHAKAAGYRWETVNQAVLDTYLAVLERRKA from the coding sequence ATGCAAGCGAAAGACCTCCGCGTCGCGCTGTTCAGCGGCAACTATAATTATACGCGCGACGGCGCGAATCAGGCGCTAAACCTTCTTGTCGGCCACCTTCTGAAGCAGGGCGCGACGGTGCGCGTCTATTCCCCCACCAGCCGCCGCCCGGCCTTCGCACCGACCGGCGACCTGGTCAGCGTGCCCTCGATCAAGCTTCCCGGCGGGCGCGACGAATACAAGCTCGCCCGCGGCATGCCGGCGAAGACCCGGCGGGACGTCGACGCCTTCGCGCCGAATCTGATCCATGTCTCGGCGCCGGACTGGCTGGGGCATGCAGCGGTACGCTATGCGGAGAAGCACCATATTGCCTCCGTCGCGTCTTATCACACGCGGTTCGAGACCTATGTCCGCTATTATGGCATCGGCTTCCTCGAACCGATCATCATCAACGCCCAGCGCAAATTCTATTCGCGCGTCGACGAGGTGCTGGCACCCAGCCAGATGATGGGGGAGATCCTGCACGAATGGGGCGTGACCGCGCACATCTCGCGCTGGTCGCGCGGGGTCAATCATGACCGCTTCAATCCCGGCCGGCGCAGCATGGAATGGCGCCGTTCCCTCGGCATCGCCGATGACGAGATCGCGATCGGCTTCCTCGGCCGGCTGGTGAAGGAAAAGGGCCTCGACGTGTTCGCCGAGGCAATGCACGCCCTAGCCGCGCGCGGCGTGCGCCGCAGGACGCTGGTGGTCGGCGAGGGCCCGGCGCGCGACTGGTTCGCGCAGGAAATCCCGGACGCGGTGTTCGCTGGCTTCCAGTCGGGCGACGATCTGGGTCGCGCGGTCGCCTCGATGGACGTTTTCTTCAACCCGAGCGTGACCGAGACCTTCGGCAATGTGACGCTTGAGGCAATGGCGGCGAAGGTGCCCGTGGTCGCCGCCCATGCGTCGGGCGCCGTCGGACTGATCGACGACGGCGTCACCGGGCTGATCGTCGAGCCGACCGACATCCAGGGCTATGCGGACGCGCTCCAGCGCTTCTGCGAGGATGACGCCTTCCGCCATGCGGCCGGCGAGGCCGGCCATGCCAAGGCCGCCGGCTATCGCTGGGAAACCGTCAACCAGGCAGTGCTGGATACCTATCTCGCGGTGCTGGAACGACGGAAAGCCTGA